CTGGCTCGGCTTCGGGGGCGAAGAGAGCGCTGGAGCGAGCTTCCTCCGCTTTGACGGCAGGCCCTTCTCCACCGACAAGGACGGCCTCCTTCTGGGCCTTTTGGCGGCGGAAATGATGGCCAAGCGGGGGCAAGCCCCGGACGAGCTCTCCGAGGAGCTGGCCCAGACCCTGGGCCGCCCCTATTACGCCCGCAAGGACCTCCCCATCTCTCCCGAGGCCAAGGCCAAGCTGGCCCGCCTCTCCCCCGAGGACGTGGAGGCAAAGGAGCTGGCAGGGGAACCCATCCTGGCCATCCTCACCCGGGCCCCGGGAAACGGGGAGCCCCTGGGGGGCCTCAAGGTGGTCACCCAAAGTGCCTGGTTCGCCGCCCGGCCCAGCGGCACCGAGGACGTGGCCAAAGTGTACGCGGAAAGCTTCAAGGGAGAAGCCCACCTGCAGGAGGTGCTGGAGGCGGCCATGGCCCTGGTGCGCCGGGCCCTTGCCTGATGCTTGTTCAGATTACCCTTCCCAACGCCTCTCGCATTGACACCCCCCAAAACCCCGCATTAAGATGCGGCGGGCTGCATCCTAAGGCGTTGACAAAGGAGGCCGCGAATGGGAGTGCTGATAACCTTATCCCGGTGGATAGACGCCCTCACGGAAGGAGTGGGACGGCTGGTGGTGTGGCTGGTCCTCCTGGTGGCCCTGCTTTCCGCGGGCAACGCCATCATGCGCTACGGCTTCAGCTATAGCTCCAACGCCTACCTCGAGGCCCAGTGGTACATGTTCAGCCTGATCTTCCTCCTGGGGGGGGCCTACGCCCTGAAGCACAACGCCCACGTGCGCATCGATCTCGTCTTCGGCCGCTTCTCTAAGCGCACCCAAGCCTGGATCGACATCATAGGCACGGTGCTCTTCCTCCTCCCCATGGCCATAGGGGTCATCTACCTCTCCTGGGACTGGGCGAAAGGCTCCTTCCTCGGGCGGGAGATGTCCCCCGACGTAGGCGGTCTTCCCCGCTGGCCCATCAAGCTGGCCTTGCCCTTGGGGTTCGCCCTCTTGGCCTTGCAGGGTCTTTCTGAGCTCATCAAGCGCATCGCCTACCTGACCGGGCACCTCCAGATGACGGCAGAAGAGCAGGAGGTGGTGGAATGAACCTGGAAAACCTCATGCCTCCCCTGATGTTCCTAGCCCTGGTGGTCTTCCTGCTCTCCGGGTACCCGGTGGCCTTCTCCCTGGGGGCGGTGGGCATCGTGTTCGGTTTTTTGGGGATAGCCCTGGACATCTTCCCCGCCCCTCTCCTACGGGCCATGCCCGACCGCATCTTCGGCATCATGTCCAACCAGCTTCTCCTGGCCATCCCCTTCTTCACCTTTATGGGCATCATCCTGGAGAAAAGCGGGCTGGCCGAGGACCTTCTGGATACCATGGGTAAGCTCTTCGGCCCCTTCCGGGGGGGGCTGGCCTTGAGCGTGGTCTTCGTGGGAGCCATCCTGGCCGCCACCACCGGGGTCGTCGCCGCCAGTGTCATGGCCATGGGGCTCATCTCCCTGCCCGTCATGCTCAAGTACGGCTACAACCCCCGCTTCGCCAGCGGGGTGATCCTGGGCTCGGCCACCCTGGCCCAGATCGTCCCCCCCAGCGTGGTCCTCATCGTCATGGCCGACCAGCTGGGGGTGAGCGTGGGGGACATGTACAAGGCGGCCCTGATCCCCGCCGGGCTTACGGTGGGCTTCTATTTCCTTTACGTGATCTACGTGGCCCTTTTCCGCCCCAAGTGGGCCCCAGCCCTACCCCTGGAAGCCCGCCCCGATGCGGGCAAGGAGGCCCAGACGGCCTTTGCCCTCCTCTCGTACCTCTTGGTGGGAACCGGGGCCTATGCCGTGGGCCGCTTCCTCCCCTCCTGGGCGGAGTGGCTGGAAGTGCTGGTAGCTTTAGCCCTTTGGACCCTGGTCCTTCTGCCCTGGATCCGCAGAAACCGCCTCCTGCAACGGGCGCTCCTCTCCATGGTGCCTCCCCTGGTCCTCATCTTCCTGGTGCTGGGCACGGTGCTCATCGGCCTGGCCACCCCCACGGAGGCCGGGGCCATGGGGGTGGTGGGGGCCCTGGTCCTGGCGGCCCTGAACCGCAGGCTCTCCTTCCCCGTGCTCTACGGGGCCATGGAGGGCACGGCCAAGCTCACCGCCTTCGTCATCTTCATCCTCATCGGCTCCACCCTGTTCAGCCTGGTCTTCCGTGGGGTGGATGGGGACCTCTGGGTGGAGGGCTTCCTCACGGGCCTTCCGGGGGGTGAGGTGGGTTTCATCCTCTTCGTGATGGTTCTGGTCTTCCTCCTGGGCTTTTTCATCGACTTCTTTGAGATCGCCTTCATCGCCCTGCCCCTCCTGGCCATCGGCGCCGAGGCGCTCAACATCGACAAGCTGTGGTTCGGCCTCCTGGTGGGGGTAAACCTGCAAACCTCCTTCCTCACCCCGCCCTTCGGCTTCGCCCTCTTCTATTTGCGGAACGTGGCCCCCCGGGAGGTGAAGACCGGGGACATCTACCTGGGAGGCATCCCCTTCATCGGCCTCCAGCTCCTGGTGCTGGTCCTGGTCTACTTTCTGCGGGACCCCATCCTGCGGTTTGTAAATGGCCTAGGGGGCTAAAGGGGCAAGCTTATGGGCCCGGGGCGCAAAGCCCCGGGCCCCAGGGTTTTCCCCTACACGGCGGGGAAGGCGAACTGCTCGTAGCCTAGCTCCGCCACCCCGAACCAGCGGTACTGCTCCTCGCGGAAGGCCTTCCAGGCGGTGAAGACCTTGCGGTAGGTGGCGTCCTTGGCCGCCTCTTCCTCGTACCAGTCGAAGGCCGCCTTCTGCGCCGCCCGCATGACGTCGGCAGGCCATTTGCGCAGGCGCACGCCCGCCCGGATGAGGCGCTGGAGGGCCGGGGCGTTCAGCCGGTCGTACTTGGCCATCATCCACTGGTTGGCCTCGGCGGCCGCCACCTCAAAGGCTTGCTGGTACTCCTTGGGCAGACGCCCCCACTCCCGGAGGTTCACGTAGAAGGAGAGCATGGGGCCGGGCTCGTGCCAGCCGGGGTAGTAGTAGAACTTGGCCACCTTGTAGAAGCCAAGCTTCTCGTCGTCGTAAGGCCCCACCCACTCGGCGGCGTCCACTACGCCCCGCTCCAAGGCCGGGTAGATGTCGCCTCCCGCCAGCACCTGGGGCACCACCCCGAGCCGGCTCATCACCTGGCCACCAGGCCCGGGGATGCGCATCTTGAGGCCCCGGAGGTCGGCCACGCCCTTGATTTCCTTGCGGAACCAGCCACCCATCTGCACCCCGGTGTTACCCCCGGGGAACTGAATGATGCCGAAATCGGCGAAGATGGGGCGGAAGAGTTCGATTCCGCCCCCGTGGTACATCCAGGCGTTCTGCTGCCTGGCCGTGAGGCCAAAGGGTACCGCCGTGTCGAAGGCCAACACCTGGGCCTTGCCCACGTAGTAGTAGCTGGCGGTGTGGCCCACCTCCACCGTGCCCTGCTGCACCGCGTCCATTACCTGGAGGCCCGGGACGATCTCCCCCGCCTGGTAAGGCCGGATCTGGAAACGACCCCCGGTAAGGGCGGAAACCCGCTCCGCCAGCACCTCCGCCGCCCCGTAGATGGTGTCCAGGCTTTTGGGGAAGCTAGAAGCCAGCCGCCACCTCACGCTGGGCTGGGCCTGGGCGAATACAGGGCCGAAAGCCGTGCTGGCTGCTACGCCGATACCTGCCTTCTTTAAGAAGTCACGCCGCCTCATTGTCGACCTCCTTAGCGGTCCGGGGGGATTATACCCCACCTGGGGGTGGAAAGCGCAAGTCCCTTTGCAAGTCCATGCGGTCAGCGGACGTAGAAGTAGGTTTCCACCACCTGGTGGCGGCGGGCCCCAGAGGCATCCAGGTAGACCCTGAGCCGGGCATCCCAGTCCGTGTATATCCCTTCCAGGCGCAGGCTCCCGGGCTGGCTCTCCGTGTAGATGGCCCGTACCCGATGGAGACCTCTAGGAGGGGTGAGGGTATAGCGGTAGGCCCCTGGAGGGAGCAGATGGGTGCCCCGGCCCAGGTAGAAGCGGTCGAACTCATAGGTGCGTCCATCGGGGTCTATGGCCACCAGGCTAATCCATCCCGGCTCTGCCAGGGTAAGGAAAAAACGCACCTCCTCCCCTACGTAATACGTAGCCCCCGCCCCCCGGTCCGACTCAAAGCGAAGGATGGAAGGGGAGAAGTCCCAGCGGTAACTGACCGTGATCCCTTCAAGGGTCAGGGTGCAGGCGGAAAGAAGCCCCGCCATTAGAAGCCACAAAAGCCGCATGGCCACCTCTACCCTCAGTTTAGTC
The Thermus tengchongensis DNA segment above includes these coding regions:
- a CDS encoding TRAP transporter small permease subunit, translated to MGVLITLSRWIDALTEGVGRLVVWLVLLVALLSAGNAIMRYGFSYSSNAYLEAQWYMFSLIFLLGGAYALKHNAHVRIDLVFGRFSKRTQAWIDIIGTVLFLLPMAIGVIYLSWDWAKGSFLGREMSPDVGGLPRWPIKLALPLGFALLALQGLSELIKRIAYLTGHLQMTAEEQEVVE
- a CDS encoding TRAP transporter substrate-binding protein: MRRRDFLKKAGIGVAASTAFGPVFAQAQPSVRWRLASSFPKSLDTIYGAAEVLAERVSALTGGRFQIRPYQAGEIVPGLQVMDAVQQGTVEVGHTASYYYVGKAQVLAFDTAVPFGLTARQQNAWMYHGGGIELFRPIFADFGIIQFPGGNTGVQMGGWFRKEIKGVADLRGLKMRIPGPGGQVMSRLGVVPQVLAGGDIYPALERGVVDAAEWVGPYDDEKLGFYKVAKFYYYPGWHEPGPMLSFYVNLREWGRLPKEYQQAFEVAAAEANQWMMAKYDRLNAPALQRLIRAGVRLRKWPADVMRAAQKAAFDWYEEEAAKDATYRKVFTAWKAFREEQYRWFGVAELGYEQFAFPAV
- a CDS encoding TRAP transporter large permease: MNLENLMPPLMFLALVVFLLSGYPVAFSLGAVGIVFGFLGIALDIFPAPLLRAMPDRIFGIMSNQLLLAIPFFTFMGIILEKSGLAEDLLDTMGKLFGPFRGGLALSVVFVGAILAATTGVVAASVMAMGLISLPVMLKYGYNPRFASGVILGSATLAQIVPPSVVLIVMADQLGVSVGDMYKAALIPAGLTVGFYFLYVIYVALFRPKWAPALPLEARPDAGKEAQTAFALLSYLLVGTGAYAVGRFLPSWAEWLEVLVALALWTLVLLPWIRRNRLLQRALLSMVPPLVLIFLVLGTVLIGLATPTEAGAMGVVGALVLAALNRRLSFPVLYGAMEGTAKLTAFVIFILIGSTLFSLVFRGVDGDLWVEGFLTGLPGGEVGFILFVMVLVFLLGFFIDFFEIAFIALPLLAIGAEALNIDKLWFGLLVGVNLQTSFLTPPFGFALFYLRNVAPREVKTGDIYLGGIPFIGLQLLVLVLVYFLRDPILRFVNGLGG
- a CDS encoding DUF4384 domain-containing protein, which gives rise to MRLLWLLMAGLLSACTLTLEGITVSYRWDFSPSILRFESDRGAGATYYVGEEVRFFLTLAEPGWISLVAIDPDGRTYEFDRFYLGRGTHLLPPGAYRYTLTPPRGLHRVRAIYTESQPGSLRLEGIYTDWDARLRVYLDASGARRHQVVETYFYVR